The genomic DNA GCCTCCTGTCGAAGACGGACACGGTGTGGACGGACAATCCGGCATATCATGTCGTCTACATGCTGACCGAGCGCAAGCGACACGGTGCTGGACGCGACCCCAGGCTGATCAACTACGCCGCATGGCGCAAGTTCGCGGACTGGTGCGAGGACGTGATCGACGTTCGCCGCTGGGACGAGGCCACGGACTCGGTGATCGAAGAAACCCAGGGCCGCTTCAAATGGAACTACGTCCTGGACACCCGCCAGAAGGCCCAGGCGTACGTCGAAAAGGTCTGCAACACCTGCGAAACGGCCCTGGCCATCGCCGGTGGCCAGATCTTCTTCGTGCCGGAGGCGCCGTTCGACGGCATCCCGGCCATGGTCGTCCACGAGAACAACATCCTGGTCGACGGCAACGGCGTATCGACCATGAAGAAGGTGGCAGACAAGCCGGAAGATATCCCGAACCGGGTCAACGCCCAGTTCGTCGACGAAAACACCTGGGAACGCGTAGAACTTCCGTTCGACGACCCTGCCAGGGAGCACGAGACTGTCAGGAACCCGGAGACGGTCAACTTCTTCGGCATCACCGACCCCCGCGTCATCCAGCGCATGGTCTACCGCATGTTCCGCCAGGCCCAGGCCGTGAATGGCGTGTACCAGTGGGAAATGGGGATCGAGGCGCTCGACGCGAAAGTCGGCGACTACGTTCTTGTCGCCGCCAACAGGAAGATGGGATGGGGCGGAACCGCCAAGCTTGAAAAGCGCTACGACGGTGCTTCATTCGACCACGTTGCGGCCGTCCTTGGCCGTTCCGTCTACCTGGAAGCCGGTCGGGAATACACGGTCAAAGTCTACGAGGCGGGGGCCGCCACAGCGACGCTGGAAAGCGCGTTCACGCCTACGGAAGACGGCTATGTTACCGAGATCGAGGTTTCAGGCAACTCTTCCGATACCGAGCTGGTAAACCCGGCCTGGACCCTGTCGACCCAAGGCGGAACACCTGTCCCGATGCAGGTCCGCAAGATCGAGAAGGCCACGGACCAGAGGGTCAAGATCACGGCCCTGGAATACTCCGAGGACGTTCACAACTACGACGAGACCCTGATCGCCCCAAGGCGGCACTATGACCAGCCGGCGTTCGCCGCGGCAAGGACCGCCGAAGACAGCAACGCCTCCGAGCCGTACCGGTTCCCGGCGTTTACCAGATACGACACGCCCGAGGTTCCTCCGTTCGTGACGGAAGTCACGGTCACCGAGGACACCAGGGCTGTTTACAACACGATCTCCACCGATCTCCTTGTCGGTTTCACCGCGGTTGCGATGCCGGAAGGGTCGCAGACCTCCATCGTGCGTTACGATGTCTGGTTCCGCGAACAAGCGAAAGAAGGAGAAAAAAGAAGGAAATGGACGCAATCGGGGCCGGTCCGGGAAGGGCGCACGTACCGCATTCGCGGCGTTGACCCTGGCACGACCTACGAGGTCGTTGTATGCCCGGTCACCGACCTGCATAGGTCCGTCACTCCGGACGATGCGTTCGCGGTCATGTGCGGGACGCTCACGCCGACCGGCGAGTTGCCGAAAATCCAAGCGCCTACAGGCGTTGTGGTCGAGCATCTCAATGACGGAAGGATGAAGGTTGCCTGGGACAAGTGCGATGGCGAATCCGTCCGTGAATACCATCTCTACCTCGACGGAGAGGTGGTGGCCAACGTCATGCACCCGGTTGGAACCACCATCCTTGATGGGAAGCTGGAGAAGGGAAACCACATCCTGCACATCTACCCGGCCGACCTGACCGGTCGCCTTGGGTATCCGGCCGAGGTTGCCGTGCCGGTGACAGGCCCGGCTGCTCCGGCTGTGTCGGTGTCGTTTTCCGGCGGCAACGCCGTGTTCGCGGTCACTCCCGGGAACGCTTCGACATACCGCACTGTGCGGTGGATCGTGGCAACGCAGGGCGGCGAGGAACTGACCAGGAGCTACGGAACAACCCTGACCATCCCGGCAGACTGGTCCGGGAAGCGGAGCCTTGTCGTGTATGGCCAGGACGTAGCCGGCAACGACGGCGACAGGACGACGACCGTTGTCGAAATCGTGCCTCCAGGCGCGGTGACAAACATCACTGTGGCCAGTGATGGCATCAGGTGGGATCCGGCGGAAGCCGGAACCTTGCCCACGACCCACTACGACATCATTGATGCCGTGACCGGGGAAACGGTTGGGCAGACGGTCGGCACGTATCATCCGCTCCCGGACTACGACGGCACGTTCTACGTCATCGCTGTTGCCGGTGTTAACCTGAAGGGTGCAGTCAAAGCGGTGTCAGTGTCGCGTCCGGCCGGGTTCTCCCTTGTGACCAGTTACCGGTCCAAGTTCGCAACCGGGACGGCCACCGATGCCTATGCTGACGCCGGCGGAACCCTGTTCCTGCCGGTATACGCCAACAAGGACTGGACGGACTGGTTCGACGGCAACGGAGCCGCTACTGTCGACGACCTGGCGCTCCTTGCGGATCTCGCTGGGCGGCCAGGACCGGCGAATGGCTCCTACCAAGAGACGGTCGACCTTGGCATCCTGTATCAACGGGACGACGCGACCGAATACCAGATCCTTGTCGGGTGGCAGTGTGTCGGTGCTGACGGCACAACACCGGATGGGTTGGTGACCGTGGAGCATAGCGCCGACGGACTGTACTGGACGACAGGCACGACGGCAGCGCTTGGCGCATTGTCGTCGAGCGTCACGTTGTCCATCGCCCATTCAGACGATATCCGGCACGTCCGGGTCACGCTTAAAGCGTCGTCGCCAAGCGACGAGCTGTGGGCGTTCACCGAGCTTGGCGTCGACGTTCTCCGTGCCGAGGAGAACGTAGTCACCGGGACGGTGACGATATCAAACGCGGAAAACGGATACTACGTCGCGTTGCACCAGGCCGTGGACATCAAGGATGTGGAGCTGAAGATGATCTACAAGACATCGACGGTTCCGACCATCGCCCGTCTGTTCCCGGTCGAAGCCTACGATGACATAGAGAACCCCGGAGGGGTCCAACTCTACATCCTTGACTACACCGGGACAAAGACCGTCGGCCGCGTCCGGTACACGATCACCTACTATTAGCCCCGAAAAAAGAACAAAAAAGAATGAATGGCCCCCGAAAGGGGGCTTTTTCATGGGAGATAAACCATGGCCGATTTCACGAAGCCGGACCTGTCCAGCCTGTACACCTACACGTTCGACGAGCAGAAGGACAAGGAAACCAGCCTTGCCCTTCTTTTTGACGGCACCTCCGACACAGGGTTGCCGGTGGGGACGATCAGGTGGACATCCACCAACAATCGTTTCGAAAGATGGGACGGGGCATCGTGGGCGGAGCTGACCGGCCAGTATGCGATCAACGTCGAGACGCTCGGCGGGGAGACGCTGGACGAGATCAAAGCGGAACTGGCCGCCCAGGGGCATGTCCACGACGGCATGATCACCATTGACGACCTGGCAACCTATTATACGGCCGCCCAGGTAGACGTGCTGATAGCGGCGATCCCGCTCGGGTCCGACGGCACCGACCACACCCACGACGACATGGTGACGACCGGGACGCTGACCAGCTACGCCACCATCGTCTACGTCGACGGCCATGTCGAAGCGCTGGACACCCGTGTAACGGCTCTGGAAGCCAAGAACTTCGACGACAGATATTACACAAAGACCGAGGCGGACGGGAAGTTCCAGCCCCTGGGCGACTACCTGACGACAGATGACGCGGTGACGCAAGACCAAGTCTACCTCAAGGGCGAGATCGACACTAAATTCCTCGACAAAGAGGAGACCATGACCACGGCCATGGCCGACAAGATGGACGCTGATGCCGGCTTGGCTGACCTGTCCGACGTAACCGGGACAGCCAACACGGTTCTCGGTTTTGACGGCGACGGAGCCGCAATCGAGCGCCCTGTCGCTGACGTTTCCGGGGCAAAAACGCTGACAGAGCTGACCGACGCCCCGGACACCTACACCGACAACGCCGGCAAGATCGTCGTCGTCAACGACGCGGAGGATGGAATCGAGTTCGCCTCTATCGAGGCGGATTGGACCGAAATCACGGACGAGCAACAGTTTTACAGCACTTCCTGGAATCTCAACGGCGGCACATGGGGATGGAGGCTCCAGGACGGCCAGTATCAATTCCGTGGTGCCGTTTCACGCCCTAACACAACGTCGGGTTGGTGGCAGTTGACGACCACCGGCAACGTCTCAATCCCCGAGGCAACCGGCCAGGTCGTTCCGATCGTCGCTTACAAAGTCGACGGGATCCCGGTCGCAAGTGCCGCCAAGTTCGTCTCTGCGACCCGCATTGACTTGTACATCCCTGACGATTCCGCAGCCGAGTGGTGGTTTGACTTCACCGGCGCCGTCTTGAACGCATAGCCGCAAAAAAAAGAACAAAAAGACCAAAAAGAAAGGCCCCCATTCAGGGGGCCGCCGGTCGCTCGATCCTGCCAGATTTTCGACCTTTCTCGCTTTGAACATACCACCGCCGAACGCTCAGGCGCAACGCCGGTGGCCACGACTTCACCGTCCATTTCTGTCCCCCGGCTGATCGCCGGGCTTTTTTACATTCACCATTTTCCAAGCGAGATTTTCAGATGAGCGAAAACGAAAAAAACGGCAACGGAACCGACGATTGCGTCGTCTCCCAGGCCGAAATCACTGCAATCCGGGAGGCGGTCAGAGCCGAACTCCACGAGTTTTTCGGGGATCAGGACGGGTATGGGCATCGCCGGGACCATGAGTGGATCTCGACGACCAGGGAGACCCTCTCCAACACCCGCTCCACAGTCTGGACATGGGTTATCAGGGCCGTCGTCGTGTTCCTGATCGCCATTTTCGGCAAAGGGTTGGCGGCGGCCATCATCGCCGCCGTGGCGGCAGGAGGAGGGCATTAAGTCATGGAAAATGCGTATCTTATAAGGATGCGCACGGGAAACGAGGGGACCTTCGGGTCCCTTTTTTTTGGCGGCAAACGGCTTTACACGGCCGAGCTTCCTTGGCGGGACAACCGCTCGAACCTGTCCTGCATTCCCTGCGGCACCTACATCGTCGTCCCGCACCTGTCTCGGCGTTTCGGGCGTGTCTACCACGTCCTGGACGTTCCGGGCCGGAGCGCGATCCTGCTCCATTCCGGCAACTATGCCGGCAACTCGGAGATGGGTCTCAAAACACATAGCCACGGCTGTATCCTGCCAGGTCTCCACCTCGGGAGCCTTGGCGGCCAAGCGGCCGTCTTGTCGTCCCGTCCGGCGATCACCGCCCTTGTCGCTCACTTTGGCGACAACCATTTCAACCTCACAATCGAAGGAGTATAGCCATGTTCGGCCTTTCTTCCATCCTCTCCGGCGGAGTCCTCGGAGTGATCGGCTCCGTAATCACCAACATCACCGACACGATCAAGCGCAAGCAAGAATTCTCCCAGGCCATCGAGATGAGAAAACTGGATATCCAGGTCATGGACAAGGAATGGGAATACAAAGACAGGGCGGCGACCCGGGAGCAGGAAGTGGCCCAGGAAATCTCGGCCGACGACCTGCGCGAGGCTTCTTACGCAAACGACAAGCAGGAGTATTCGACCAACGTCAAGACAGGCCCGTTCACCGGATTCCTGCTCGTCCTCGTCGACGTGGTTCGTGGCCTCATCCGCCCCGGCCTGACGATATTCCTCATCTGGGCAGTCTGGGACACCAGAGCAGAGGTCAGGGGTATCATGGATGCCGTCAACCTGTCGGGGATGACTGCCTCACAAGCTCTCGGGATCTACGGCACGATCGTCGACATGATCCTGTTCCTCGGCTCCACGGCAGTGACATGGTGGTTCGGGACCCGTCCGAAAAAGGACAAAAAGTAGAAAAAACCGACAAGCCCCCTGGACCACGGTCCGGGGGGCCTTTTTGCGCTCATTTTTCGCCGGAAATGGTAACCGCCGCGAAAGTTGCGCAACAAATCACAACAAACAGGCCGCTGAACACGCTTCCCTGGGTGATCGCCCACGCTCCGACCGCAATTCCGTAGGTCGCCATGCAGACGGTCGCTATCACGACCAAAATCCTGAACAACTTCTTCAAAGTCATTTTTTCTCTCCCTATTCTTCCTTTGCTATCGTTGCTCGTGTATCACCGGCATTGCGGCGAACATGATGCCGAACATCACCAGTACCGAACCCATATACAGGCCGCCGTTGACCAGCGAGAACGCCCCGATCGCACAGCACCCGAACGCGAGAACACCACACGCTATTGTCGTAATCTTCTTGATCATTTTCTTCTCCTTTTTTCATTCTTTTTTTGTGGCCCCCGGCGATGGCCAGGGGCCTGTTATTTCATTGTCGGCCGACTAGCCCCACAGGTCGTCCAGGTCGTTTTTCGCAACCTTGGCGGAGTGTTCGAGATCGCGCAGCCGGTCGCCGATGCCCAAGGTGTCCAGGATCGCGTCCTGCGCCTTCTTTTCGCCGTCGATGATGCCGAGTTCGCGTCCGTGACTGAAAGCGTCCTGGAGGGCCGGGAAGACGGCCAGGACCGTTGCCAGCGTGAGGTCGCCTGGGAGCCTGGCGGACCGGAGGAGGGTCTTGTCGATCCTCCTGAGCCCGGTGCGCTCGATCTTCCACGAAGCCGGCGCCTTATAGAACGAGAAATGCTTTACGCTCTCTTCGATCGTCACCTTCGGACATGCGGTGATTGCGATATCCGGCAGGTAGCAAATCGTGATCCTGACCGGAGTGCCATCCGCACCTCCGTATGCCACGGCAGCCGTTTCCGCGTCGTATCCGAACACGTCGCTGTCCCTGTTCTCGACCTCGAGTTCGTGGACCCTGTCCGTTGCTCCTGTCGCCAAAATGCTGTTTCCGTTTTCCTTATTCATCTTCATCTTTTTCTCCTTTTTTGCTGTTTTGGTTTCGGTTGTGGCCCCCGT from Pseudodesulfovibrio thermohalotolerans includes the following:
- a CDS encoding phage tail protein is translated as MRIVRIDNRFEKGTWTHDIFRQEQNSTVAEIVNLIWPDINRDDYEVVASDSLAGIVGWGYVPKPHEEVRVRAKVGAAGGMALIGGVMSMVSSGSMWGFLGQLAAGIIIGYISNKFAPTGSASIDDSYAGSQTYSFSADTNPATPGTMLHIVQGTHVTGGTIIHQWMGGEKKSGILTRETMHWIIAVSEGPVKSISDITLDGQPITNFDGVTYDVRLGTADQTPFEGITQIGYHFKPSGRVTLKSGKPYVFNSRKSLDDMRIVLSIPSLFSVSDDGDIQSNSVQIKVRWAEEGEAFTDENSEIHTISAETKSETLYSIYKEFDTKAKRRFELTRITADFDQTSRREGTTYLKYWEELQDGTLNYPHVALIHVCAEASDQLSGALPETKCKCEGIIIPDIVEDPTTGGCLLSKTDTVWTDNPAYHVVYMLTERKRHGAGRDPRLINYAAWRKFADWCEDVIDVRRWDEATDSVIEETQGRFKWNYVLDTRQKAQAYVEKVCNTCETALAIAGGQIFFVPEAPFDGIPAMVVHENNILVDGNGVSTMKKVADKPEDIPNRVNAQFVDENTWERVELPFDDPAREHETVRNPETVNFFGITDPRVIQRMVYRMFRQAQAVNGVYQWEMGIEALDAKVGDYVLVAANRKMGWGGTAKLEKRYDGASFDHVAAVLGRSVYLEAGREYTVKVYEAGAATATLESAFTPTEDGYVTEIEVSGNSSDTELVNPAWTLSTQGGTPVPMQVRKIEKATDQRVKITALEYSEDVHNYDETLIAPRRHYDQPAFAAARTAEDSNASEPYRFPAFTRYDTPEVPPFVTEVTVTEDTRAVYNTISTDLLVGFTAVAMPEGSQTSIVRYDVWFREQAKEGEKRRKWTQSGPVREGRTYRIRGVDPGTTYEVVVCPVTDLHRSVTPDDAFAVMCGTLTPTGELPKIQAPTGVVVEHLNDGRMKVAWDKCDGESVREYHLYLDGEVVANVMHPVGTTILDGKLEKGNHILHIYPADLTGRLGYPAEVAVPVTGPAAPAVSVSFSGGNAVFAVTPGNASTYRTVRWIVATQGGEELTRSYGTTLTIPADWSGKRSLVVYGQDVAGNDGDRTTTVVEIVPPGAVTNITVASDGIRWDPAEAGTLPTTHYDIIDAVTGETVGQTVGTYHPLPDYDGTFYVIAVAGVNLKGAVKAVSVSRPAGFSLVTSYRSKFATGTATDAYADAGGTLFLPVYANKDWTDWFDGNGAATVDDLALLADLAGRPGPANGSYQETVDLGILYQRDDATEYQILVGWQCVGADGTTPDGLVTVEHSADGLYWTTGTTAALGALSSSVTLSIAHSDDIRHVRVTLKASSPSDELWAFTELGVDVLRAEENVVTGTVTISNAENGYYVALHQAVDIKDVELKMIYKTSTVPTIARLFPVEAYDDIENPGGVQLYILDYTGTKTVGRVRYTITYY
- a CDS encoding DUF5675 family protein; translated protein: MENAYLIRMRTGNEGTFGSLFFGGKRLYTAELPWRDNRSNLSCIPCGTYIVVPHLSRRFGRVYHVLDVPGRSAILLHSGNYAGNSEMGLKTHSHGCILPGLHLGSLGGQAAVLSSRPAITALVAHFGDNHFNLTIEGV